The region tcgggtttactgctgatctggctacctttgtaagaggcacgcgggcagaaatggtcccaccgttgctggtgctaggattgatccgttgatgtccatccgtttccggaatgcatattggttaactgggttaaccggcatctgcacatcatgcaacatgcatactaacttagttgctgagtgtgattgttacttgttaatcctatttggaacatgttaattgttattactgtcatttatgttcgttatggaatatgcaaccctaggatgctatctctagttataagcctaagtggctattctcttatctgtacctattgggtttaatatttacataattctttggagttgaccctcgcatcttctgtgtgtgttttggcggactacgccctttgtcagatgtctttggccggctggttcacgacggttcacccttcggggggaactagggttgggatgctggaacaggagcgccgcggttgcgagaggaggacggaaggtatacatagactaggtcgttctggatttcgaattcggacgacgatcttgctagcatgtaggttttagtgctggtgtgagctcctcgagatgggattcgtgtaggagtagagtcttagctctgaccgtcattgttttctttggggacagggtagtttcccgccgatagctttttgtgtgatttctctacggaaatcacagagagttggttgggctagggggccttgttttaggccgtttgggctgacttattcttattttgagggacagtgttgcagacacttgacctttcttttggattgtaccttttgcctacgggcgctactttctactactttccgtcactggaggatactcgtgacgaggttgctacttacagcgggggctgtaatatatattgtatattagttctgttatctctcgcatttgcgttttatttatttcagtcttgtttatattatcgacaaaaaaaaatattcacgattttccgcattaagtttatttttggtttctaaagtgacgccaccgaaatcggggtgttacaccacctcaaggtcgttggaacttctgcatattgacctATTTGGACCGGTGAAacctgagtctataggtggcaagaaataTGGGATGCTCATCGTTGACCACTATAGCCattggacatgggtaaaattcttaagacGCAAGGATGAGTTGCAttatgtgttctctaccttctgTGCCTAAGTGCAAAACAAGAAAGGTTGCAGGATTGTtagtgtcagaagtgatcatggtggagaatttgagaatgaAGATTTTGAGAATCTTTTTGATACTTATGGGATATCACATGATTTATCATGTCCCATAACTCCTCAGCAGAATGAAGTAGTGGAAAGGAAGAATAAGACCCTTCAAGAGATGGTTAGAACCATGATCCAAGAAAATGACATTGCAAAGCtcttctgggctgaggcagtaaacatagcgtgttacattcacaaTAGAATCTCTATAAGACCTATTCTGggtaagactccttatgaattatGGAAGAATtgaaagcccaacatttcttattttcatccttttggttgtgtttgctatatCTTGCATACTAAGGataaattgcataaatttgattcaAAGTCTTTGAAATGCTATCTGTTACGATATTCTGAACGTTGTAAGGGTTATAGAGTTTATAACATTGAATCTGGAACTATTGAAGAATATATTcttgttagatttgatgataagcttgactctgacaagttaaagctagctgaaaagtttgcagatgaGTATAACCATCTCAGAAAAGGACAAAAATTCAGAAGTCAAGGATTCAGAAGCTACTGAACCAAAAGCAACCACATCAGAAGATGTTGCTACAACTTCTGATCCACAACATCAGAAGAAGTGTAGATTTATAGCTTCTCATCCcgaagaattgattctgggaaacaaagatgcaCCTGTCAGAACCATATCAGCTTTCAAGCCttctgaagagactcttctaAGCTTAAAGGGGTTGGTATCTCTGATTAAACCAACTtctattgatgaagctcttgaagacaaagatTGGATTCTGGAAATGGAAGAAGATCTGAATCAATTcaccaagaacgatgtttggaatCTTGTCCAGAAACCCAATGGTGTTCACtttataggaaccaagtgggtattcagaaacaaactcAACGAAAAGGGAGAAGTTgttagaaacaaagcaagacttgtAGCACAAGgatacagtcagcaagaaggcaTAGATTACACTAaaacctttgctcctgtggAAAGGTTAGAAGCTATAAGGTTATTGATTTCATTCTATgtgaataataatattattcttCGACAAATAGATGTCAAGAGCGCGTTCCTCAATGGatacatttctgaagaagtgtatgttcatcaaccccctggGCTTGAAGATGCTAAACATCCTGACCGTGTCTTCAAGTTGAATAAGTCTCTCTATGGTTTAAAGCAAACTcttagagcatggtatgagagacttagtaCATTTCTTCTGGAAAATGGGTTTGTAAGAGGTAAAGATGATACGACTCTCTTTAGTAAGTCTTACAAGAATGATATTCTAATTATTCAAATTTATGCTGATGATATCATATTTGGTTAtgctaatccctctctttgcaagaaattttctaagttaatgcaggctgaatttgaaatgagtatgatgggtgaACTCAATTACTTTCTGGGTATTCAAATTGATCAACGACTATAAGCTACCTACATTCATCAAAGTAAATatacaaaggaacttctgaagaagttcaacatgttGGAATGCACACcagccaagactccaatgcatccaacatgcattctggaaaaagaagaagtaagctctaaggtttgtcagaagctttaTCTTATGATAgactctcttctctatctaacTGCTTCTAGACCTTATATTCTTTATAGTTtccatttatgtgctcgtttccaatcggatccaagggaaactcacttaacaGCGGTTAAGAGAATCCtgaaatatctgaaaggaactacTAACTTAGGCTTGATGTATGAAAAGACATCAGAGTacaagctttcaggttattatGATGCAGATTATGCTGGAAatagaactgaaaggaaaagtacctctggaaattgtcaatttctgggaggaaacttagtctcatgggcaagcaacaGACAATCTTctattgcactatcaactgcagaggcagaatacatctcagcAGCTATATGTAGTACCCAGATGCTCTAGATGAAGcatcagctggaggactatCAAATGTTTGAGAACAACATTCCTATCTTCTATGACAACACTGCTGCTATTTCGCTAAGCAAGAACCTTATTCTGCACTCAAGGGCCAAACACATAGAAGTGAAGTATCACTTCATCAGAGACTATGTCCAGAAGGGGGTTCTACTTCTGAAGTTCGTGGATACTGATCACCAaagggcagatatcttcactaagcctttagctgaagatagattcaAGTTTATTTTGAAGAATCTTAAGATGGAATTTTGTCCAGAATAAAGAATTCTTCAGAAACTCTAACTATGTTACTTCTGCTTCCATCAGAAGCTatctgtaagacccaggattttagaattaaataaataattaatttccaactcacgcataggattttgtgtaaGCGCGAGGGGAACTTGACTTgggtttaatgtttggattagcgttatgaagaagaaagttcaggaaatggttaagaatagttctatagtcgctataggttatagcacgagctttattcacttccgccttagggcgaaagcgttagtaaaaggctattccgctcttaaagcactgtagaagcggaattcaaaaatattcagaggattataagaatttctcttattcctttcccttacgagtgtttcgacacgaaaccttggaatgtacgaatgatcgttttcgattctcggaagtttgccgaaactgaatccctgatagctcaagaaccttaaagtaaactgttgatgaagactttttctattcggagcttcgaACGAAGATTCCACGCACgtgcacccatttctttcgatgtttccaatctttcttcagaaggaagttttgtcttccgacatcaactgcaaaaagtagtttttcgggtaaaatagatttacaccgactttggatggTTTGCTTAAATTttgagaaacctgttttgagttctggaattccgtcgccagaacctatcttagaattcacagaggaatgcacaggaaaaatcggaatcgcgaaatattcattttcccgcgttttccatttcctataaatagcttgaaaaaaatcaaaaaaaaaaaaacatcaccaccaacacacacaacccgcggccaaggaggagagaaagggaagaaagattttcgccgtttcttgcctgatcgtcgcactgacagttgctatacgttggcctcgaggtactgatgcttttccttacctctgatcgtcaattctgctgcttttctctatgtctttctgtgctcaaggttttgagttttttgtaaaagtgttcaaataacttgatttcagtgtctaaacttattgcctacatgcccaagagcatgaatatccagttgttttctgctgaatctcgccgaatcgtcgcagagcttcaattctgtgaaaatacccattttctgaacaaagcttcgttctttggattaaaaactctcgactgagcttagtgccagtaggattagttgtcataaacgtcgttagggACAAcaccatcaaatttgtttttcgaaattttgattttgagctttcaggctaaaaacactgaccaaaatacccctgtgttagttttctacccgataatttttctgagagtttccctggcctagatatcacctaagaatgcctaggaattgatttagatcaaagaaaaagttcggaaaccctattttctaaagtggccgaaacctgtttgttagggtaccgtgtccaaaaataatttttgggtctgtatgacctaagccattgcgtagctctttcaattgtcgaaattttggcgttggtttcgtgtcattccgagttctgtagctcgagttatgcgcattttagcgaaaacatgtcttattgtccattcgtacctaaatgtcgaactctagagcttcgaaagcttctttttggtttttgatagtgttattagttgttttgtttcatAGCGACTAAgaaatgatactttgcttaaggtttggaacgagttgagctgaggaaagggactttggagcaattggtgaagtttcacaactgaggaggacgcccggggaacttgctgggttcgagagctttattttggattggactgggatgttgagcttggatggagaaattggctaaggtaagggtaactcagttttagcgcatctttgagtcttgcatgcttttatcgcactgcatgcgtttgagatgaaggtgtttaatttgattggcaagtgattgaaatatttgcatgttttgcaatgttgtatgcttgcttatgttgaatgtttctgaggcttgtgctaaatgttttctgaaggcttcggccgagtgaacttattgagacgtgtgtctccgttttctgagaggcttcgaccgtttactggtttatgtcattactgctttctagttgatatgacagggttatgttttccaACACTGAATTATTaattcatcgctcaatagagcttgatgtggTTGTACTGATATGGAATTGAGATGACGTATGCTTGTTAACATTAAGAGTAACATAGGGTTACTCTgtcttgattattggatttgaaattgttgatatatatttgtgcatatgcgttgttggattgtactgtgtggccttcgtggcggactgtgtggccttcatggcgtactgtgtggccttcatggcgttattaagtgacagatcagtggttttcgttccaagtgattgtcccgtcttgcgagacgcttttgatttgaccgactgtgtggccttcgtggcgtactgtgtggccttcatggcgttataaagtggcgatgtggtggatattgtcccacgtgatcgtcccatctttcgagatgtcctaaagtggcaatgtggtggtgattgtcccacgtgattttTTCGTCCattgtggcgttaagtggcggtgtggtggtgattgtcccacgtgatcgtcccgtcttgcgagacattGCGGATCGATCCAtattggtagaagcatatagtcgCATTATAGGACACTAACATTTAATTATGCTATTAtctgatttaattatatatcgttgattatgtttatatttgctttaattatatatcgttgattatgtttatatctgctttaattatatattgttgaCTATGTTTATATCTGCTTTAATTCTATGTTGTTAGCTTAATTTATCGGAATGTTTTGGAGCTTTTGAAGTGAcgatgtggtggatattgtcccacgtgatcgtcccgtctttcgagacgttatcaagtggtagtggagtggatattttcacatgactatcccgtccttcgaggcgttacttagtgacaatggagtggatattttcacaggactgtcccgtcttgcgagaagttattgtttgattgatattgttgaggattattgatatctgatttgttgttatattgttgaggattattgatatatgatttgtcgttatattgttgaggattattgatagttgatttgtcgttatattgttgaggattgttgatatctgatttgatgttatatttttgaagttattgttatctgaattaacctatgctgttaagttattgattcatgagttagtttatgttgttaagttttgttggtatctgttttaaaaccatatcgttgattttgctgatatgcCGATATGTTTAATTCTGTTAAATATATGATTCGATTTCATGATCGATAGGATGAGTTGTCattgaaattcgtattcacctaggacagatgtgatacacaatgttgcaacaatgtgtagcacaacaaaacacaatcagagtattaaaaataaacaaacagttaaacaGACATacacaaggagttgttaacccagttcggtgaacatcacctacatctggaggataccaatccaggagtcaattcactatcaaataatagctctcaggtcacatgaaagtccctcctatacctaagtactcccccttagtatagagcctcttttatgtccaccactattacacaagtgaatctagcttagcccttctcctctaagctatgagaaaactttctctaacccctaatgaccactgccacagcgatcatatcatgtttatcaacaaacaagtttgatgagattacaactcacctaaacaaatcaacttagtactttgatgaacgaaagcactaagttggtacaaaaCTCACAAGAGGACACACAAATAAAAACCCTAAGATCAGTATATATCTCTCTGAATCCCCCACCTGCAGCTAGGGTTTATAAGttcctttatatagacgttcacatgaggcttggatcttcaatgggctaaacgtcatagagtccactaacacacttctggaaagaatcttcatggaatcaaatcttaccaggataaaataacagaaccaagtaaaacagaattcaaactttgagatagacttggttcacacgctatcaatcttgttacttcagccaagattaaaacaaacacgccttcagaagataaaacgcacagcatagAATAAATCTTCTGAATCCTCATGCAATCAGCAACCTCACAACAAACTTGACTTTAACGACTGAACCAGCAACATACGTAAttccaccatgttgctccagatgttggaacatatggttgcacatcatggtttgagcaaaatgcagccaatcaaaagaactacaatctccccctttggcaaattTTTGCTAAAACATGATTAGAAAGCCAAACAATGCAAAAACAACCATACTCATCCATTAACACAAAACCGCACACAGCATATGATGAACTGAACACACTACTGAGTCGGAATACCAATACCATACTTAGTCTGAATAACAAAAACACTCAACACCattctcccccttattagcagtATTTGTCAAAGGGTGCAGAGAGTCAGCAGAAGCCAACAAAATATTACAACCAGATTGAATGGAGAAGGAACAAATACACTAAGCACTAGCAGAAGTGTCATCATCAGAAGTACCAGCAGCATCTTGATCATCAGCAGCATTGTCTTCAAGAGGCCTCTTGCCTTTAGCCAACTGCAGAATGAGAGTGtccacattcttcttcctcaatgtACAACTAGTAATTGTGTCCTGAAGCATCTTAGACACCGCAATAAGCGCAGCAATATGAGTCTCAGGAGTCTTCTGAGAGGAAGTACCCTCCCCCTGAGTCATCTCAGCCAAATCAGCAACATCAGAAACATGGGCACCAGCTAGCAGCCTGGAATCAATAGTGAGAAGACTAGCTTTCTTGCTAGGAACCTCATCATCAAGGAGAATTTGAGGATGTTGACTTAAAATAATCCCACAAATTAAACAAGGAAAACCAATAGGAAGCCTGACAGCAAAAGTTTCAGCATGCTTCATAGTTTGAGCAAAGACATATTCACCAAAATCAAACTGAGTTTGAGTTCCAACCAGATAAATTAACTTTGCCAAACCTGAAGAAACATCTGAGCTATGTGTAGTAGGAGCCCAATTTGCAGCACCAATGCGATTCaagatagcatacttcacactcaaatAAGTAGAAGACAGCAATCCTTTAGCAGGCCATACCATATTCTGACCAGCCGTGAGTTCTTTAGTGATAGCACTCAATGACAGCTCTTCATTTCCTGTGGCAACAGTGCTCCTTCCCAAATACTGGTTAATGATCTCAGGTGAAAAATGGACACACTTACCACGCACAAAAACTTTCCTGAACTCAGGATGCCCAGAAACAGTGCAATTTGTAGTCACATTCACAATAAATTCTCTCACCAACTTGTCATAGCAGCCACCTATCTCAGTAACAGTTTTCAATAACCCAGCAGCCTCAAGAAGTTTCATGATTTCTTGACAATGCAGAATCTCACCAGTCAATTCCCTCTCTTGAGCAATCCTGCGCTGATAAACATACTTCCACTTACCAACACTCTCTTCAGAGTGAAAAGAAATATTATCCAAAGGAGCAGCAGGCACATTTTCTGGAATTCGTTTCCCAATCTTACGCTTCTGAGCAGCAGGACCAGTATCTGACTTATCCAACTCCTCAATTGGAGTCTCATCAACAACAGGAGCAGCATTGTCTTTGTGAACCTTTCTCTTGACATTCTGGACAACAGGAGTATCATCATCAAGAATAATGACCTTCTTGCGCTTCTTGTTctcactcaaacccaaacctaacTTCTTGCCAGAGGAACGCGTAGAGTACTTACGAACAACAGTCATCTTTTTCCTCTTTGAAGCAACAGAAGCAGAAGCACCAAGGGTGTTGAGCAACACCTCATCAGATTCTGAGTTCTCAATGACATTCTGAACATCCTCGACATGCATATCTTTATCAACAGAGGGAGTAGAGACGGGAACCATTACCTCTTCTTCAAGATGATCAGAATCCTTGTTGCAATCAGTATCAACACCGTGGTTTGATTGGTTGTTGCTTGGTGATGGAACAATTGGATCTACATTTGCATGTAAAACTTCCTTGAGAGGAGTGTCCAACACTTCAGTGATACGAAAATCAGCAACATCATCACCTGTACTTGAGTTGATTTCAGCCTCGAAATTTACTCCCTGGGTTGCCTCAGAGCTTCTCGttaccatcttcttctttgctTTGGACGCATCTGACTTGGATCGAGCCtttttccctttcatcttactcgGATCAGACGATGGTTGAGGAATACCTTGAGCAATTGCGATTtcagaggtatgaggagaggatTTTGAAACCTTTGAAGATTTTGGGGTTTTGGATTTCAAACCCAATACCTTTACCCCGTAAGCATTCATCTCAGGAGTGAGTTTCTTGCTAGAATCTTGACTCATGGTGAAGAGGACACAAAGAAAGAAACACG is a window of Lotus japonicus ecotype B-129 chromosome 5, LjGifu_v1.2 DNA encoding:
- the LOC130719418 gene encoding uncharacterized protein LOC130719418 encodes the protein MSQDSSKKLTPEMNAYGVKVLGLKSKTPKSSKVSKSSPHTSEIAIAQGIPQPSSDPSKMKGKKARSKSDASKAKKKMVTRSSEATQGVNFEAEINSSTGDDVADFRITEVLDTPLKEVLHANVDPIVPSPSNNQSNHGVDTDCNKDSDHLEEEVMVPVSTPSVDKDMHVEDVQNVIENSESDEVLLNTLGASASVASKRKKMTVVRKYSTRSSGKKLGLGLSENKKRKKVIILDDDTPVVQNVKRKVHKDNAAPVVDETPIEELDKSDTGPAAQKRKIGKRIPENVPAAPLDNISFHSEESVGKWKYVYQRRIAQERELTGEILHCQEIMKLLEAAGLLKTVTEIGGCYDKLVREFIVNVTTNCTVSGHPEFRKVFVRGKCVHFSPEIINQYLGRSTVATGNEELSLSAITKELTAGQNMVWPAKGLLSSTYLSVKYAILNRIGAANWAPTTHSSDVSSGLAKLIYLVGTQTQFDFGEYVFAQTMKHAETFAVRLPIGFPCLICGIILSQHPQILLDDEVPSKKASLLTIDSRLLAGAHVSDVADLAEMTQGEGTSSQKTPETHIAALIAVSKMLQDTITSCTLRKKNVDTLILQLAKGKRPLEDNAADDQDAAGTSDDDTSASA